A stretch of the Capricornis sumatraensis isolate serow.1 chromosome 19, serow.2, whole genome shotgun sequence genome encodes the following:
- the LOC138094971 gene encoding relaxin-3 receptor 1-like, with product MASARGSCRMARAFGAVLPLNWFGDASSRQPCNSSVGNGSESTRPTWGPRSLDGLEGVAEAGAALALRALIAGAYLALCAVGLVGNVLVLVLVRSQQRRRRSLLNCFLLNLAATDLQFVLTLPFWAVDMVRDFSWPFGGAMCKVVLTLTVLNMYASGFFLSAMSVARYYAVARALRPGRPGTLWAVCLCSLLWATAVLATAPTALFATAASIGGERLCLLRFPDGGPDWLAFYHLQKITVAFVLPLVTLGTCSLLLLRFLRRRQVRWPSGVPPRRRSRVTRALACVLLAFVLCWLPNQALTFWGVLIKLNAVPWDRAYFLVQAYLFPVSICLAHSNSCLNPLLYCLLRRDFRQGLQELCGRAKHPADLRPGSPTAAPQLRGSLIRPEPGEPHLSLSKGHTPLRQYQE from the coding sequence ATGGCGTCAGCCAGAGGCAGCTGTCGCATGGCCCGCGCCTTCGGGGCCGTGCTCCCCCTGAACTGGTTTGGAGATGCGTCGTCCCGGCAACCCTGTAACAGTTCGGTGGGCAACGGATCTGAGAGCACTCGCCCGACCTGGGGTCCCCGCAGCCTGGACGGCCTGGAGGGAGTGGCAGAGGCTGGAGCGGCGCTGGCACTCCGCGCGCTAATCGCGGGCGCCTACCTGGCCCTGTGCGCTGTGGGGCTGGTGGGCAACGTGCTGGTGCTGGTCCTGGTGCGGTCCCAGCAGCGGCGCCGGCGCTCGCTGCTCAACTGCTTCCTACTCAACCTTGCAGCCACCGACCTGCAGTTCGTGCTGACACTGCCCTTCTGGGCCGTGGACATGGTGCGCGACTTCAGCTGGCCCTTCGGGGGTGCCATGTGCAAGGTGGTGCTCACGCTCACGGTGCTCAATATGTACGCCAGCGGCTTCTTCCTTAGCGCCATGAGCGTGGCGCGCTACTACGCGGTGGCGAGGGCGCTGCGCCCCGGCCGCCCGGGCACCCTGTGGGCCGTCTGCTTGTGCAGCTTGCTCTGGGCCACCGCAGTCCTGGCCACTGCACCCACCGCCCTGTTCGCCACAGCGGCCAGCATCGGGGGCGAACGCTTGTGCCTACTGCGCTTCCCAGACGGCGGTCCCGACTGGCTGGCCTTCTACCATCTGCAAAAGATCACCGTGGCCTTTGTGCTGCCGCTGGTCACGCTGGGGACCTGCTCACTGCTGCTTCTGCGCTTCCTGCGGCGGCGGCAGGTACGCTGGCCATCTGGGGTCCCGCCCCGACGTCGCTCCCGGGTTACCCGCGCGCTGGCCTGCGTGCTGCTGGCCTTCGTGCTCTGCTGGCTGCCCAACCAAGCGCTTACGTTCTGGGGGGTGCTGATCAAGCTGAACGCGGTGCCCTGGGACCGCGCCTACTTCCTGGTGCAGGCCTACCTCTTCCCGGTGTCCATCTGCCTGGCGCACTCCAACAGCTGCCTCAACCCGCTGCTTTACTGCCTGCTGCGCCGCGACTTCCGCCAGGGCCTGCAAGAGCTGTGCGGCCGGGCCAAGCACCCAGCGGACCTCCGACCCGGCTCTCCGACAGCCGCGCCCCAGCTACGGGGCTCTCTGATTAGGCCTGAACCCGGAGAACCACACCTCTCACTCAGTAAGGGCCACACGCCGCTCCGTCAGTACCAAGAGTGA